The following proteins are encoded in a genomic region of Drosophila miranda strain MSH22 chromosome 4, D.miranda_PacBio2.1, whole genome shotgun sequence:
- the LOC108162433 gene encoding la protein homolog has protein sequence MADVAETTVPEVKEPVAEETKAEEVAAEEPEAKNGDSKEEPASAEDGDFSKEERAIIRQVEYYFGDANLNRDKFLREQIAKNEDGWVPLSVLITFKRLATLSTDFDEIIAALNKSDEGLVQISEDKQSLRRHPERPIPEHNEERRKEIQERTAYAKGFPLDSLMSELLDFFASYEKVVNITMRKHYDKPTKSYKFKGSIFLTFETKDQATAFLEKDNKVVYKERELLRKWQIDYLKEKQEEYQLKSEKKQKKKEAKAEPAIELPKNAIVVFEGAPETVSREEIREAFEKVKDFDIAYIEFNKGDTKGSVRLTEADAAEKYISKVEEGKLKFNEEVNLTLRKATEDEEKTFLDKAVEFMKKRRDFSRNKNKRFGRKRHGGNDNRQGKKSRAE, from the exons ATGGCCGACGTTGCAGAAACTACCGTTCCCGAGGTTAAGGAGCCTGTGGCGGAGGAGACCAAAGCGGAGGAAGTCGCAGCCGAGGAGCCTGAAGCCAAGAACGGCGATTCCAAGGAAGAGCCGGCTTCGGCGGAAGACGGAGACTTCTCCAAAGAAGAACGCGCCATTATTCGGCAAGTAGAGTATTACTTTGGGGACGCGAATCTGAATCGCGACAAGTTCTTGCGCGAGCAGATTGCCAAGAACGAGGATGGGTGGGTGCCCCTCTCAGTGCTGATCACATTCAAACGGCTGGCCACGCTGTCCACCGACTTCGATGAGATCATTGCCGCCCTGAACAAGTCCGACGAAGGCCTGGTCCAGATCAGCGAGGACAAGCAGTCGCTGCGTCGCCACCCCGAGCGACCCATCCCAGAGCACAACGAAGAGAGGCGGAAGGAGATCCAGGAACGCACTGCCTACGCCAAAGGCTTCCCCCTGGATTCGCTGATGAGCGAGCTGCTCGACTTCTTTGCCTCGTACGAGAAGGTGGTTAACATCACCATGCGCAAACACTACGACAAGCCTACCAAGTCGTACAAGTTCAAGGGCAGCATTTTCCTCACCTTCGAGACCAAGGATCAGGCCACGGCATTCCTGGAGAAAGACAATAAAGTGGTATACAAGGAGCGCGAGCTTCTCCGCAAGTGGCAGATCGACTACCTCAAGGAGAAGCAGGAGGAATATCAACTGAAGAGCGAgaagaaacagaaaaagaaagaggCCAAGGCCGAGCCCGCCATCGAACTGCCCAAGAACGCGATTGTGGTCTTCGAGGGGGCTCCGGAGACGGTGTCCCGTGAGGAGATCCGCGAGGCCTTTGAAAAGGTGAAGGACTTTGACATCGCCTACATTGAGTTCAACAAGGGCGACACCAAGGGCTCGGTGCGACTCACCGAAGCCGACGCGGCCGAGAAATACATTTCCAAGGTGGAGGAGGGAAAG CTCAAGTTTAACGAGGAAGTCAACCTGACCCTCCGCAAGGCCACCGAGGACGAGGAAAAGACGTTCCTGGACAAGGCCGTGGAGTTCATGAAGAAGCGCCGCGATTTCAGCCGGAACAAGAACAAGCGCTTCGGCCGAAAGCGCCACGGCGGCAACGACAACCGGCAGGGCAAGAAGTCGCGTGCAGAGTAG
- the LOC108162431 gene encoding protein spire isoform X3, with translation MDSKPGMPSAKRSTAASVFKSHHVVRDVDVVDVGSDASLYCGSDGDSNLCQSESQQQPQPQPTPRAAPRATASSAGVPNPPTPKPRQAVKSSKVLPSANSTLSRSRQRLIKVDFSQLQDDELFFDDSSMSSSHSTAATHQHHQQHQHHHTHLAELHRCSQPKMPPYPFGGYMVPSQARQDCQATATLLRPKRTMEASATRQTLPQPQAQARPPPPAEPSFTEDEYHRFFDNALESYDLATQCESRRASLRRHTIVGCQSNLEETHSMPPTRPESRQSDDAGSQSQSGASSEAPGFRKSPLTVGEHSQTTEGPPRLDEAHSTSSLGPWNKSFMDKQTWMERGDDRLSVTLAEIVHIRSVMTKAELEGLPMDVRVKEDVEKRRVCFLCLRTRFSFFGPWGIQCKLCQRTVCAKCYTKMRIPSEHFRNVPLVLISPSLLSSPASSSTPSPSHHAHQAHSSSTGNIMDDQFPKSLIERLLRSESDRKTRSTVGSAPSSPKHQRSNMSTPGISVGPGAGASTSAAPGHAVEALHDQAAMSASYSSAMRPSGVMQHHQKHHYNNAMSRSMEGPRSLPVHSPAYRPLSNSSTLERKSRFSRGFALFSSGSHLAQTQDQKENLRGEQVPVCNDCQGLVNEITSSVKQKRSSARNRTIQNLTLDLTPVWK, from the exons ATGGACTCCAAGCCCGGGATGCCCAGTGCCAAGCGCTCCACTGCCGCGTCGGTGTTCAAGAGCCACCACGTGGTGCGCGACGTGGATGTGGTGGACGTGGGCAGCGATGCTTCCCTCTACTGCGGCTCCGACGGGGACAGCAATCTCTGCCAGTCGGAgtcccagcagcagccgcagcctcAGCCAACGCCTCGCGCCGCGCCGCGTGCAACAGCCTCGTCAGCAGGAGTCCCCAATCCTCCGACACCCAAGCCACGGCAGGCCGTCAAGTCATCAAAAG TGCTTCCAAGTGCCAACTCCACTCTGTCACGTTCCAGGCAGCGGCTCATTAAAGTGGATTTCTCACAGCTTCAG GACGACGAGCTCTTCTTCGATGACTCCAGCATGAGCAGCTCCCACTCCACAGCGGCCACacaccagcaccaccagcagcaccagcatcaCCATACCCATCTAGCCGAGCTGCACCGCTGCTCGCAGCCCAAGATGCCACCGTATCCGTTTGGGGGCTACATGGTGCCCAGCCAAGCGCGGCAAGACTGCCAGGCGACGGCGACGCTGCTGCGGCCCAAACGCACAA TGGAGGCAAGTGCAACCAGGCAGACCCTGCCCCagccacaggcacaggcacggCCACCCCCGCCTGCAGAGCCATCCTTTACGGAGGACGAGTACCACAGGTTCTTCGACAATGCCCTGGAAT CCTACGACCTGGCCACTCAATGCGAGTCGAGACGCGCCTCTCTGCGCCGCCACACTATCGTGGGCTGCCAGAGCAACCTGGAGGAGACGCACTCGATGCCACCCACGCGCCCCGAGTCGCGTCAATCGGATGACGCAGGCAGCCAGTCGCAGTCCGGAGCCAGCAGCGAGGCCCCAGGCTTCAGGAAGAGCCCCCTGACGGTGGGCGAGCACTCGCAGACGACGGAGGGGCCGCCCAGGTTGGACGAGGCTCATTCAACATCCTCGCTTGGCCCATGGAACAAGTCCTTCATGGACAAACAGACCTGGATGGAACGGGGGGACGATCGCCTGTCCGTAACGCTGGCGGAGATCGTTCACATACGTTCTGTCATGACCAAAGCCGAGCTGGAGGGCCTTCCCATGGATGTGCGCGTCAAGGAGGATGTTGAAAAGCGTCGCGTCTGCTTCCTGTGCCTGCGCACACGCTTCTCCTTCTTCGGGCCTTGGGGTATCCAGTGCAAGCTCTGCCAGCGCACTGTCTGCGCCAAGTGCTATACCAAG ATGCGCATTCCCTCGGAGCACTTCAGGAACGTTCCCCTTGTGCTGATCTCACCATCGCTGCTGTCCAGTCCGGCCAGCTCGAGCACCCCCTCACCCTCTCACCACGCCCACCAGGCGCACTCCTCGTCGACAGGGAACATAATGGATGACCAGTTCCCCAAGTCACTGATTGAGCGTCTCCTGCGCTCCGAGTCAGATAGAAAG ACACGCAGCACTGTGGGCAGTGCACCATCCTCACCCAAGCACCAAAGATCAAACATGAGCACTCCTGGCATCAGCGTGGGGCCCGGAGCCGGCGCATCCACCTCCGCCGCCCCTGGCCATGCCGTGGAGGCGCTGCACGACCAGGCTGCCATGTCCGCCTCCTACTCGTCAGCCATGCGACCCTCGGGAGTGATGCAGCACCATCAGAAGCACCACTACAACAACGCCATGTCGCGGAGCATGGAGGGACCCCGGAGTCTTCCCGTGCACAGCCCAGCATATCGACCGCTGTCCAACAGCAGTACTCTCGAGAGAAA ATCCCGATTCTCGCGGGGCTTCGCCTTGTTCTCCTCGGGCAGCCATTTGGCACAGACCCAGGATCAAAAGGAGAACCTGCGCGGCGAGCAGGTTCCCGTCTGCAACGACTGCCAAGGCCTCGTCAACGAGATCACCAGCTCTGTGAAGCAGAAGCGCAGCTCTGCGAGGAACCGCACCATTCAGAATCTCACTCTAGATCTAACGCCCGTCTGGAAATAG
- the LOC117189000 gene encoding uncharacterized protein LOC117189000, translated as MEGEPVNPSVCILCGEEFGSLQSYKTRCGHEFHKACIVPYSKENAKCPRCGRVTFELQGGASVSGTQTAKQQAGSKEKASGTPATGSANNNPGSASVDGGNIGIMITQAVRAMQNDLLTQLSEQMAQIIQTNVAAHLQLTGRDQHTRNIAPDHSSQGQEAGGGRESAGFYREGRDTPRSLASDLSQRPDKVVHIMNGWKLRFSGNADGISADNFIYRVEALTHATLESNFAVLCSNASILFDGKAREFFWRFHKSVVVVRWDVLCQALKKQFRDTRTDVDIREAIRDRKQKEKEGFDAFYDAIVQLMDSLESPLSEKSVVDILRRNLRPEVRHELLNIKITSVGELREICRRRENFLEDVRRNYGYQKSVPFRRQVAELVEEHMSDDETEFSEGEGEAEIGALALVCWNCHKEGHRYQDCESKRKIFCYGCGIPNIYKPACEKCQKKNGMASTQPRQLQSVRRQKSANPDASQ; from the coding sequence ATGGAGGGAGAACCTGTAAATCCGTCCGTTTGCATTCTGTGTGGGGAAGAGTTTGGGTCCCTGCAGTCATACAAGACCAGGTGTGGCCACGAATTTCATAAAGCTTGCATCGTCCCCTACTCGAAGGAAAATGCTAAATGTCCCAGATGTGGAAGAGTCACTTTTGAGTTGCAAGGCGGCGCATCGGTTTCGGGCACGCAAACCGCCAAACAGCAGGCAGGAAGCAAAGAAAAAGCTTCAGGCACCCCAGCGACGGGATCAGCAAATAATAATCCAGGTTCAGCTTCAGTTGATGGCGGGAATATAGGAATCATGATTACCCAAGCAGTGCGAGCCATGCAAAACGACCTTTTAACCCAGTTGTCGGAGCAGATGGCGCAAATAATACAAACCAATGTCGCTGCTCATCTTCAACTGACTGGCCGGGATCAACACACTCGAAATATAGCTCCAGACCATAGTTCGCAGGGTCAGGAAGCAGGCGGAGGCCGAGAATCGGCAGGATTTTACAGAGAGGGCAGAGACACTCCTAGAAGTTTAGCTTCCGATCTGTCCCAAAGGCCGGACAAGGTCGTACACATCATGAATGGTTGGAAGCTACGATTTAGCGGGAATGCGGATGGAATTAGCGCTGATAATTTTATCTATAGGGTAGAAGCTCTCACCCATGCAACGCTGGAAAGCAACTTTGCGGTGCTATGTAGCAACGCTAGCATCCTCTTTGACGGAAAGGCTCGGGAATTCTTTTGGAGGTTTCATAAGTCAGTGGTAGTAGTCCGATGGGATGTGCTTTGTCAGGCATTAAAGAAACAGTTCCGAGACACTCGCACGGATGTGGACATTCGAGAGGCGATCAGGGACCGGAAGCagaaagaaaaggaagggTTCGATGCCTTTTATGATGCCATAGTCCAGCTAATGGATAGTTTAGAGTCTCCCTTGTCAGAAAAGTCGGTGGTAGACATACTGCGAAGAAATTTGAGGCCCGAAGTAAGGCACGAGTTGCTCAATATAAAAATAACTTCGGTTGGGGAGCTCAGGGAAATATGCAGACGAAGAGAGAATTTCCTGGAGGACGTGAGACGGAATTATGGGTATCAAAAGAGTGTCCCTTTCCGTAGGCAAGTAGCTGAGTTGGTGGAGGAGCACATGTCTGATGACGAAACGGAGTTTTCCGAAGGTGAGGGCGAAGCCGAAATAGGAGCGTTGGCCTTGGTATGCTGGAACTGCCATAAGGAAGGACATCGGTACCAGGATTGCGAATCCAAACGCAAGATCTTTTGCTATGGGTGTGGCATTCCAAACATTTACAAACCAGCTTGCGAAAAATGTCAGAAAAAAAACGGCATGGCGAGCACACAGCCTCGTCAGCTTCAGAGTGTGCGTCGCCAAAAATCCGCGAACCCAGACGCCAGCCAGTAG